In Microbacterium sp. SLBN-146, one genomic interval encodes:
- a CDS encoding sodium:proton antiporter produces the protein MIDPLVLVILGIVVIAVATSIGPRLNIAGPLLLMLLGLGVSLLPFVDVPEIDPEIILVGVLPPLLYSAAVSLPAIEFRRDFRPIAGLSVVLVLLTAVALAFFFMAVIPSLPFLLALALGAILSPTDAVATSIVKRLGISRRVTTLLEGESLLNDATSLIILRVAVAGVAAGGGFSPGTFVGAFVWGAVIAVVIGALTGYLALRLRALVRHSAANTAIGFVVPFAAYLPTEELGGSGLVASVVAGIVVGQGAARRFTPEQRLSDELNWRTVELVLEGAVFLLMGLELKSILDANLGSDHGIWHGLWLAAAALGIVLVVRGAWVSMLVWIQSRRARTKERERLEVFEARIDEFAQSSPEDRRGSPALHEKRVSGARRRLARAFADLDYYQASPLGWKHGSIIAWAGMRGVVTLAAAQTLPRETTERPLLIFVAFLVAVGSLALQGFTLPWVVRALRLDGGDEDIVDQADQKRIDEELRVAAASALHRGGLTRLDGSEFPAEFVERVGSRLTTPPDEETTARARDVLEVRLLLIEAMRTRLVEISSDGTYSTAALRHALAELDADELSLRLRLDAE, from the coding sequence ATGATCGATCCCCTCGTCCTCGTCATCCTCGGCATCGTCGTCATCGCGGTCGCCACGTCGATCGGCCCGCGGCTCAACATCGCCGGACCTCTGCTCCTCATGCTCCTCGGGCTCGGAGTGAGCCTCCTCCCCTTCGTCGACGTGCCCGAGATCGATCCGGAGATCATCCTCGTGGGAGTCCTGCCTCCCCTGCTCTACTCGGCGGCGGTCTCGTTGCCGGCGATCGAGTTCCGGCGGGACTTCCGGCCGATCGCGGGACTGTCCGTCGTGCTGGTGCTCTTGACGGCGGTCGCTCTCGCGTTCTTCTTCATGGCGGTCATCCCGAGCCTGCCCTTCCTCCTCGCCCTGGCGCTCGGCGCCATCCTGAGCCCCACCGACGCCGTCGCGACGTCGATCGTGAAGCGACTCGGGATATCCCGGCGCGTCACGACGCTTCTCGAGGGCGAAAGCCTGCTCAACGACGCGACGTCGCTCATCATCCTGCGCGTCGCCGTCGCGGGCGTCGCCGCGGGAGGCGGATTCTCGCCGGGGACGTTCGTCGGCGCCTTCGTGTGGGGCGCCGTCATCGCCGTCGTGATCGGCGCCCTCACGGGATATCTGGCGCTGCGGCTCCGTGCGCTCGTGCGCCATTCGGCAGCCAACACCGCGATCGGCTTCGTCGTCCCCTTCGCGGCCTACCTGCCCACGGAGGAGCTCGGCGGGTCGGGACTCGTGGCATCCGTCGTCGCGGGAATCGTCGTCGGTCAGGGTGCCGCACGCCGCTTCACTCCCGAGCAGCGACTGTCGGACGAACTCAACTGGCGGACCGTCGAACTGGTGCTGGAGGGCGCCGTCTTCCTCCTGATGGGGCTCGAACTCAAGTCGATCCTCGACGCGAATCTCGGCAGCGACCACGGCATCTGGCACGGGCTGTGGCTCGCCGCGGCGGCGCTCGGGATCGTGTTGGTCGTGCGCGGAGCGTGGGTGTCGATGCTCGTGTGGATCCAGTCGAGACGCGCGCGCACGAAGGAGCGCGAGCGGCTCGAAGTCTTCGAGGCGCGCATCGACGAGTTCGCCCAGTCGTCGCCCGAAGATCGCCGGGGCAGTCCCGCGCTGCACGAGAAGCGCGTCTCGGGCGCGCGGCGGCGGCTCGCCCGCGCTTTCGCGGACCTCGACTACTACCAGGCCTCGCCGCTCGGGTGGAAGCACGGCTCGATCATCGCGTGGGCGGGGATGCGGGGCGTCGTGACGCTCGCCGCCGCCCAGACGCTCCCCCGCGAGACGACGGAGCGGCCGCTGCTGATCTTCGTCGCGTTCCTCGTCGCGGTCGGGAGTCTCGCGCTTCAGGGGTTCACTCTGCCGTGGGTCGTCCGGGCGCTGCGCCTGGACGGCGGCGACGAGGACATCGTCGACCAGGCCGACCAGAAGCGCATCGATGAGGAGCTCCGGGTTGCCGCGGCATCCGCTCTTCACCGCGGGGGGCTGACGCGTCTGGACGGCAGCGAGTTCCCGGCGGAGTTCGTCGAGCGGGTGGGTTCGCGGTTGACGACGCCGCCCGACGAGGAGACGACGGCGCGAGCGCGAGACGTGCTCGAAGTGCGGCTTCTGCTGATCGAGGCGATGCGCACGCGGCTGGTCGAGATCTCGTCCGACGGAACGTACAGCACGGCTGCCCTGCGCCACGCTCTGGCCGAATTGGATGCCGACGAGCTGAGCCTGCGCCTGCGCCTCGACGCGGAGTGA
- a CDS encoding neutral zinc metallopeptidase, with protein MTFNDNARVGGNTAKRRGAGVAVAGGGLVGIGAIAVLLLNLFTGQDFSSILSGGGVPGGSSSEGTVIENCETGADANERDDCRLAAASVAIDQFWQQNVQDYRAPQLIIVDGQTPTRCGTASNATGPFYCPPEETVYVDPTFFGLLRERFGASAGPLAQLYVLAHEYGHHVQQIVGIMDSYPNNGTGPESNGVRTELQADCFAGAWVGDMTEQVDENGTPFLQAPTDAEIRDALDAAGTVGDDHIQESQGGFANPETWTHGSSEQRQRWFHAGYEGGVDVCDTFARGVQL; from the coding sequence ATGACCTTCAACGACAACGCGCGCGTCGGGGGGAATACCGCCAAACGGCGCGGCGCCGGCGTCGCCGTGGCCGGCGGTGGGCTCGTCGGAATCGGGGCGATCGCCGTGCTGCTCCTGAACCTCTTCACGGGGCAGGACTTCTCCAGCATCCTGAGCGGGGGCGGCGTTCCCGGAGGCAGCTCGTCCGAGGGGACCGTCATCGAGAACTGCGAGACGGGTGCCGATGCGAACGAGCGCGATGATTGCCGCCTGGCTGCGGCATCCGTCGCGATCGACCAGTTCTGGCAGCAGAACGTGCAGGATTATCGCGCCCCGCAGCTCATCATCGTCGACGGTCAGACCCCGACGCGATGCGGCACGGCGTCGAACGCGACGGGTCCCTTCTACTGCCCACCCGAAGAGACGGTCTATGTCGACCCCACCTTCTTCGGCCTCCTGCGAGAGCGCTTCGGCGCGTCGGCCGGTCCGCTCGCCCAGCTCTACGTGCTCGCGCACGAGTACGGACATCACGTGCAACAGATCGTCGGCATCATGGACAGCTACCCCAACAACGGCACGGGCCCCGAGAGCAACGGTGTGCGGACGGAGCTGCAGGCCGACTGCTTCGCGGGAGCATGGGTGGGCGACATGACGGAGCAGGTCGACGAGAACGGCACTCCCTTCCTGCAGGCGCCGACCGACGCGGAGATCCGTGACGCGCTGGATGCCGCGGGCACGGTCGGAGACGACCACATCCAGGAGTCGCAGGGTGGCTTCGCCAATCCTGAAACGTGGACGCACGGGTCGAGCGAACAGCGCCAACGCTGGTTCCATGCCGGATACGAAGGCGGTGTGGACGTGTGCGACACGTTCGCGCGAGGAGTCCAGCTGTGA
- the pip gene encoding prolyl aminopeptidase has translation MSGPAHLDEILYPAIEPYETGELIAGEGNRLYWEQSGNPDGKPVVFLHGGPGAGTSTWHRRFFDPERYRIILFDQRGCGRSTPHASDPSADLRHNTTWHLVADIELLRRNFGIDRWQVFGGSWGSALALAYAQSHPDVVSELIVRGVFTLRRSELEWFYEGGASAVFPDEWEEFIAPIPVLERGHLIEAYHRRLVDPDPAVHVPAGIAWSKWEASTLTLRPDPDLVAGMTEPVAATAFARIENHYFLHGGWFDEGQLIAKAGVLRDIPGTIVQGRYDMCTPAMTAWDLHRAWPEAEFVMVPDAGHAAFEPGIAHALRAATDRFADGE, from the coding sequence GTGAGCGGTCCAGCACACCTCGACGAGATCCTGTACCCCGCGATCGAACCCTACGAGACCGGTGAGCTCATCGCCGGGGAGGGGAATCGCCTCTACTGGGAGCAGTCGGGCAACCCCGACGGGAAGCCCGTCGTCTTCCTGCACGGTGGGCCGGGAGCCGGAACATCGACGTGGCACCGGCGCTTCTTCGATCCCGAGCGCTACCGGATCATCCTGTTCGACCAGCGCGGATGCGGACGCTCGACGCCGCACGCGAGCGATCCGTCCGCCGATCTGCGACACAACACGACGTGGCACCTGGTCGCGGACATCGAGCTGCTCCGCCGGAACTTCGGCATCGATCGATGGCAGGTCTTCGGCGGGTCATGGGGGAGTGCGCTCGCGCTCGCGTACGCGCAGTCGCATCCCGACGTCGTGTCGGAGCTCATCGTCCGCGGCGTCTTCACGTTGCGCAGGTCCGAACTGGAGTGGTTCTACGAGGGTGGGGCCTCGGCGGTGTTCCCCGACGAATGGGAGGAGTTCATCGCCCCCATTCCCGTGCTCGAGCGCGGGCACCTCATCGAGGCCTACCATCGGCGCCTCGTGGACCCCGACCCTGCCGTGCACGTGCCTGCCGGCATCGCGTGGTCGAAGTGGGAGGCATCGACGCTCACGCTCCGTCCTGACCCCGACCTCGTCGCCGGGATGACGGAGCCTGTCGCCGCGACGGCCTTCGCCCGGATCGAGAACCACTACTTCCTCCACGGCGGATGGTTCGACGAAGGGCAGCTGATCGCGAAGGCCGGCGTGCTCCGCGACATCCCCGGAACGATCGTCCAAGGTCGCTACGACATGTGCACGCCCGCCATGACGGCGTGGGATCTTCACCGCGCATGGCCGGAGGCCGAGTTCGTGATGGTTCCGGATGCCGGTCACGCGGCCTTCGAACCGGGGATCGCCCATGCCCTCCGCGCCGCGACGGATCGGTTCGCCGACGGCGAGTGA
- a CDS encoding helix-turn-helix domain-containing protein, translated as MSGVLREAVGGVVDVDPRVTEEWIAALDGRSPAAQGLIEHARAHPGRVIGTAPIPGRVDPAHARATASVLTVALGDVRLSSGRGGAASWSIPASEEPSVLFVAPLRGRLRVRRGDQVVLLAPPSVGFVTDDMDVVIDGSGDEVQLLVAMVPVERMRGLARELALRGPTMSASSPEQRATISYLGTLLIAGLVDEQPPSSGCDDTVATLVSALAESTLAAAGRRSRATEVRQAALRSIDRHHRESTFGVDEIARELHMSRRQLYRAFPDAGGIAGMIAQRRLQTAERLMRDQPGLQLSEVAARSGFSTPGVMRGHFRRVFGTTPGRHRDGGQERESSVMSAMPMSLVEE; from the coding sequence ATGAGTGGAGTTCTACGCGAAGCGGTCGGTGGCGTCGTCGACGTCGACCCGCGCGTGACGGAAGAGTGGATCGCTGCGCTCGACGGGCGGAGTCCGGCGGCGCAGGGGCTCATCGAGCACGCGCGCGCACACCCGGGCCGCGTCATCGGCACGGCGCCGATTCCGGGCAGGGTGGATCCGGCGCACGCCCGCGCCACGGCATCCGTCCTGACGGTCGCTCTCGGCGACGTGCGCCTGTCTTCGGGACGTGGAGGAGCGGCGTCGTGGTCGATCCCCGCGTCCGAGGAGCCGTCCGTGCTCTTCGTCGCACCGTTGCGCGGTCGGCTTCGCGTACGCCGGGGCGACCAGGTCGTGCTGCTCGCTCCGCCCTCGGTGGGCTTCGTCACGGATGATATGGACGTCGTGATCGACGGCTCGGGAGACGAGGTCCAGTTGCTCGTCGCGATGGTTCCCGTGGAGCGGATGCGAGGGCTGGCGCGCGAGCTCGCGCTGCGAGGGCCGACGATGTCGGCGTCGTCACCCGAACAGCGCGCGACGATCTCGTACCTCGGCACCCTGCTTATCGCGGGTCTCGTCGACGAGCAACCCCCGTCGAGCGGATGCGACGACACCGTGGCGACCCTCGTCAGCGCTCTCGCCGAGTCGACCCTCGCCGCTGCGGGACGACGATCACGGGCCACGGAAGTGCGCCAGGCGGCGCTGCGGAGCATCGACAGGCACCACCGGGAATCGACGTTCGGAGTCGACGAGATCGCGCGCGAACTCCATATGTCGCGCCGGCAGCTCTACCGGGCCTTCCCCGATGCGGGCGGGATCGCCGGGATGATCGCCCAGCGACGCCTCCAGACCGCCGAGCGCCTCATGCGCGATCAGCCCGGCCTGCAGTTGAGCGAAGTGGCGGCGCGTTCGGGCTTCTCGACGCCGGGGGTCATGCGCGGTCACTTCCGTCGCGTCTTCGGCACCACTCCGGGGCGTCATCGCGACGGCGGTCAGGAACGCGAAAGCAGCGTCATGAGCGCTATGCCGATGTCGCTCGTCGAAGAGTGA
- a CDS encoding TetR/AcrR family transcriptional regulator, with amino-acid sequence MPRPSPAETRERLLRAAAAEIRLHGYAGASLSSIAARLGMTKGSLAYHFPSKRDVALALFTSMEHTHGELRTGVADDGLRGIRALLTLLARTTSRGRTDPVFTAGTSLIVMSGALPFEVPRVFDDLITAYAASLDEARIDGEIASDTDVGQAAEDILASMIGSWIVRARTPDRPDTPPLRLAHAVLHSIGVADSEDVLRDLTDRGLAPWLEAGEHLRAQTTP; translated from the coding sequence GTGCCACGCCCGTCCCCGGCTGAGACCCGCGAGCGACTGTTGCGCGCCGCCGCAGCAGAGATCCGCCTCCATGGATACGCGGGGGCCTCACTGTCGTCGATCGCTGCGCGACTGGGGATGACGAAGGGCTCGCTCGCCTACCACTTCCCCTCGAAGCGCGATGTTGCGCTGGCGCTCTTCACCTCGATGGAGCACACGCACGGGGAGCTTCGGACCGGTGTGGCGGACGACGGGTTGCGCGGCATCCGCGCCCTGCTCACGCTGCTGGCACGCACGACGTCGCGGGGACGCACCGACCCGGTGTTCACGGCGGGCACGTCGCTCATCGTGATGTCCGGTGCGCTCCCGTTCGAGGTGCCGAGGGTCTTCGACGACCTCATCACGGCGTACGCCGCTTCGCTCGACGAAGCACGCATCGACGGTGAGATCGCTTCGGACACCGACGTCGGACAGGCCGCGGAGGACATCCTCGCGAGCATGATCGGATCGTGGATCGTTCGGGCGCGAACGCCGGATCGCCCCGACACGCCACCCCTCCGCCTTGCCCACGCCGTCTTGCACTCGATCGGCGTCGCCGACTCCGAGGATGTGCTCCGAGACCTCACCGACAGGGGCCTCGCCCCGTGGCTCGAGGCCGGCGAGCACCTCCGCGCACAGACGACTCCGTGA
- a CDS encoding GMC family oxidoreductase, with protein MSRRSLLDADYVVVGAGSSGAALAARLSEDPGVTVLLLEAGPPDRALELHVPAAFSKLFRSAYDWNYDTVPQATLDGRTIYWPRGKTLGGSSSLNAMMWVRGFAADYDEWADVAGPTWSWEALAPYFLRTEETQAVENQRDPRPHTRAFLEAAREAGHHVTPANLPEGQGFSQTMVSQRRGARASTADTYLRPARGRRNLRILTNAHVRRVTFSGTDAPRATGVYVEVAGITRHVRAHREVILCGGAINTPHLLMLSGIGPADHLAEHGIAALVDAPGVGANLQDHLVAGLAPAARGGTLFGAESVVQLARYLASRRGMLTSNVGEACGFLRTSVADRVGAPPDLPDIEIIFAPVPYVGEGLAPPPAEGVTVGAILLRPRSRGTIRLGSSDPHAQPLIDPAYLSDAEGVDEATMLAGLAACERLIDTDALRTVTTAGWVQPAGGESMTPGERAELALRRYSHTLYHPVGTARMGEDAESVVTPDLRVRGVTGLRVADASVMPTLIRGHTNAAAIVVGEVAAALIAGDRRP; from the coding sequence ATGAGCCGGCGTTCGCTTCTCGACGCCGATTACGTCGTCGTCGGGGCGGGTTCGTCGGGGGCGGCCCTCGCGGCCCGGCTGAGCGAGGACCCGGGCGTGACGGTCCTGCTGCTCGAAGCGGGACCACCCGACCGCGCGCTGGAACTGCACGTTCCCGCGGCGTTCTCGAAGCTCTTCCGCAGCGCGTACGACTGGAACTACGACACGGTCCCCCAGGCGACGCTCGACGGGCGGACGATCTATTGGCCGCGTGGCAAGACCCTCGGCGGATCGTCGTCGCTCAACGCCATGATGTGGGTACGCGGATTCGCGGCCGACTACGACGAGTGGGCGGACGTGGCCGGCCCCACCTGGTCGTGGGAGGCGCTTGCTCCGTACTTCCTGCGCACCGAGGAGACCCAGGCGGTCGAGAACCAGCGCGATCCGCGGCCGCACACGCGCGCGTTCCTCGAGGCCGCGCGCGAGGCGGGCCACCACGTCACGCCCGCCAACCTTCCCGAAGGGCAGGGGTTCTCGCAGACGATGGTGTCGCAGCGCCGGGGCGCGCGTGCGTCGACCGCCGACACCTATCTCCGGCCCGCGCGCGGGCGTCGGAACCTGCGCATCCTGACGAACGCGCATGTGCGCCGTGTCACCTTCTCGGGAACGGATGCTCCGCGGGCCACCGGCGTCTACGTCGAGGTCGCCGGAATCACACGCCACGTGCGTGCGCACCGCGAAGTGATCCTGTGCGGCGGAGCCATCAACACTCCGCACCTGCTCATGCTCTCCGGGATCGGGCCCGCCGACCACCTCGCCGAGCACGGCATCGCGGCGCTCGTCGACGCGCCCGGCGTCGGCGCCAACCTTCAGGACCACCTCGTCGCGGGCCTCGCGCCTGCCGCACGCGGGGGGACGCTGTTCGGCGCGGAGTCCGTCGTCCAGCTCGCGCGCTACCTGGCGTCCCGCCGCGGGATGCTGACCTCGAACGTGGGGGAAGCGTGCGGATTCCTCCGGACGTCCGTCGCGGATCGCGTCGGCGCACCACCGGACCTGCCCGACATCGAGATCATCTTCGCCCCCGTGCCCTACGTCGGCGAAGGTCTCGCACCTCCGCCGGCCGAGGGCGTCACGGTCGGTGCGATCCTCCTGCGCCCCCGGAGCCGCGGAACGATCCGCCTGGGCTCGTCCGACCCGCACGCGCAGCCGCTCATCGATCCCGCCTACCTGAGCGATGCCGAGGGCGTCGATGAGGCGACGATGCTGGCGGGTCTCGCCGCGTGCGAGCGCCTGATCGATACGGATGCGCTGCGCACCGTCACCACCGCGGGGTGGGTCCAGCCGGCCGGGGGCGAGTCGATGACGCCCGGCGAGCGCGCAGAACTGGCCCTTCGCCGCTACTCGCACACCCTCTACCACCCCGTCGGGACTGCGCGGATGGGGGAGGATGCCGAGTCCGTCGTGACTCCCGACCTCCGCGTGCGGGGTGTGACCGGGCTGCGTGTGGCCGATGCCTCCGTCATGCCGACGCTCATCCGCGGTCACACGAACGCGGCGGCGATCGTGGTCGGCGAGGTCGCGGCGGCACTCATCGCAGGAGACCGCCGGCCGTGA
- a CDS encoding aldehyde dehydrogenase family protein — MPAATQPASTLTDEQRAPIDTAIGELATGAASWVHLTLAQRAKLLDGLHTAVAEVAEEWALAAGQSKGLDPRHPLLGEEWLAGPYATLVALEAYRRTLLTLARGDSPLEGIPTEPAPGDRRRAQVFPLSAIDDLLLSGYSGEVWFEPGVTDAAARRDAGLAQLTPTTSQGIGLVLGAGNVTAIPVLDVLYELLAHNRVVLLKVNPTQDTLEPIFERALAPLIEPGFLRIIRGGGDVGGYVTQHPDIAHVHITGAASTFDTIVWGPSRGTAAQKAATTRRRNENRPLLQKPITAELGGVSPIIVVPGAWSDADLRYHAEHIVTMRLQNSGHNCIAGQTVLLSRDWPQRDAFLSELRRAYAAAPRRPVWYPRGDESLAAAASDYPDAVWCADGTRALVEIGPDDDPSEIETTEYFAPVLGVVSLPGNGQEFLDTAVAHANEKLAGTLGANLLIDPVTEQALGDGFERALADLRYGSIAVNAWTALVFITPTMTWGGFPGSTIGDVESGIGIVHNALLLDHVERSIVRGPFRPFPRSISTVLRSRTFDQWSVLPKPPWFVTSKTGAVVSEGLTRFRMNGDKVALAATLVQAFRA, encoded by the coding sequence GTGCCCGCAGCCACGCAGCCAGCCTCGACACTGACCGACGAACAGCGCGCACCGATCGACACCGCCATCGGCGAGCTCGCGACCGGCGCAGCATCCTGGGTCCACCTCACGCTCGCGCAGCGGGCGAAGCTCCTCGACGGCCTGCACACCGCCGTGGCCGAGGTCGCCGAGGAATGGGCACTCGCCGCCGGCCAGTCGAAGGGCCTCGACCCGCGGCATCCGCTCCTCGGAGAAGAGTGGCTCGCCGGTCCCTACGCGACGCTCGTCGCACTCGAGGCGTACCGCCGTACGCTGCTGACGCTCGCCCGCGGCGACAGCCCGCTCGAGGGCATCCCGACCGAGCCCGCTCCGGGCGACCGCCGCCGCGCCCAGGTCTTCCCTCTCAGTGCGATCGACGACCTCCTCCTGTCCGGATACTCGGGCGAGGTGTGGTTCGAGCCGGGAGTGACGGATGCCGCGGCCCGCCGCGACGCGGGACTCGCCCAGCTCACACCGACGACGTCGCAGGGCATCGGCCTCGTGCTCGGCGCCGGAAACGTCACGGCAATCCCTGTGCTCGACGTGCTCTACGAACTTCTCGCGCACAACCGGGTCGTCCTCCTCAAGGTCAACCCGACGCAAGACACCCTCGAGCCGATCTTCGAGCGGGCGCTCGCACCGCTCATCGAACCGGGTTTCCTCCGTATCATCCGCGGCGGAGGAGACGTGGGCGGCTACGTGACGCAGCATCCCGACATCGCCCACGTCCACATCACGGGCGCCGCCTCGACGTTCGACACGATCGTGTGGGGTCCTTCGCGTGGGACCGCCGCGCAGAAGGCCGCGACGACACGGCGACGGAACGAGAACCGTCCACTCCTGCAGAAGCCGATTACGGCCGAGCTCGGCGGGGTGTCGCCGATCATCGTCGTGCCCGGCGCCTGGTCGGATGCCGACCTGCGCTATCACGCCGAGCACATCGTCACGATGCGGCTCCAGAACAGCGGCCACAACTGCATCGCCGGTCAGACCGTCCTGCTCTCCCGCGATTGGCCGCAGCGCGATGCGTTCCTCTCCGAACTTCGCCGCGCCTACGCTGCTGCACCCCGGCGACCGGTGTGGTACCCGCGCGGTGACGAGAGCCTCGCCGCGGCGGCATCCGACTATCCCGACGCCGTCTGGTGCGCCGACGGCACGCGTGCGCTCGTCGAGATCGGCCCCGACGACGATCCGTCCGAGATCGAGACGACCGAGTACTTCGCCCCCGTCCTCGGCGTCGTCTCACTGCCCGGCAACGGCCAGGAATTCCTCGACACGGCCGTCGCGCACGCGAACGAGAAGCTCGCCGGCACGCTGGGGGCGAACCTCCTGATCGACCCCGTGACGGAACAGGCTCTCGGCGACGGGTTCGAACGAGCCCTCGCCGACCTGCGGTACGGCTCCATCGCCGTCAACGCGTGGACGGCGCTCGTCTTCATCACCCCCACGATGACGTGGGGCGGCTTCCCCGGTTCGACGATCGGCGACGTGGAGAGCGGCATCGGCATCGTCCACAACGCCCTCCTCCTCGACCACGTCGAGCGATCGATCGTGCGCGGCCCGTTCCGCCCGTTCCCGCGATCGATCTCGACCGTGCTGCGCTCACGAACCTTCGACCAGTGGTCGGTCCTCCCGAAGCCGCCGTGGTTCGTGACGTCGAAGACGGGAGCCGTCGTCAGCGAAGGGCTCACCCGATTCCGGATGAACGGCGACAAGGTCGCACTCGCCGCGACGCTCGTCCAGGCATTCCGCGCATGA
- a CDS encoding kynureninase: protein MKTDSSPDLGAAASALDEADPLRSMRDRFVGSESSIVYFDGNSLGRPPRASVERLARFATEEWGGRLIRGWDESWMQLPFTIGDEIGRTAIGAAAGQTVVGDSTTVLLYKLIRAAFDAQKALDPTRVEIVVDRDNFPTDRYLVDGIARERGGRVRWIDVDLSAGVTAESLSSVVGPETAVVVLSQVAYRSGHLADAPELTRIAQDAGALVMWDLCHSAGSVPVEADDWGFDLAVGCTYKYLNGGPGSPAFAYVAKRHQETLAQPIQGWMGTADVFAMGPEYRPAEGMRRFLSGTPPIVGMLAMQDTLAMIDEVGIDAIREKSVSLTEFAIAVTDATLAPLGVTVASPRDAVFRGGHITLSHPAMRAVTARLWAEDVIPDYRDPHGLRIGLSPLSTSFAETLAGLRSVADALRAELA, encoded by the coding sequence ATGAAGACTGACTCGTCCCCCGACCTCGGCGCCGCGGCATCCGCTCTCGACGAGGCCGATCCGCTGCGGTCGATGCGCGACCGTTTCGTCGGCAGCGAGAGCTCGATCGTCTACTTCGACGGCAATTCGCTCGGGCGTCCGCCACGGGCTTCCGTCGAGCGTCTCGCGCGGTTCGCAACGGAGGAGTGGGGCGGCCGGCTCATCCGCGGATGGGACGAGTCGTGGATGCAGCTGCCATTCACGATCGGCGACGAGATCGGGCGCACCGCGATCGGAGCTGCTGCCGGACAGACCGTCGTCGGCGACTCCACGACGGTGCTGCTCTACAAGCTCATCCGTGCGGCGTTCGACGCGCAGAAGGCGTTGGATCCCACGCGTGTCGAGATCGTCGTCGACCGCGACAACTTCCCGACCGACCGCTACCTCGTCGACGGGATCGCCCGGGAGCGCGGCGGACGTGTGCGCTGGATCGACGTCGATCTTTCGGCGGGCGTCACGGCGGAGTCGCTCTCTTCGGTCGTGGGTCCGGAGACCGCCGTCGTGGTGCTGTCGCAGGTCGCGTACCGATCCGGACACCTCGCCGATGCGCCTGAGCTGACCCGTATCGCACAGGACGCGGGCGCCCTCGTGATGTGGGACCTGTGTCATTCCGCCGGCTCCGTCCCGGTCGAAGCGGATGACTGGGGCTTCGACCTCGCGGTCGGATGCACCTACAAGTACCTCAACGGCGGGCCCGGCTCGCCCGCGTTCGCGTACGTCGCGAAACGGCATCAGGAGACACTCGCCCAGCCGATCCAGGGGTGGATGGGAACGGCGGACGTCTTCGCGATGGGTCCGGAGTACCGCCCCGCCGAGGGTATGCGGCGCTTCCTCTCCGGCACGCCGCCGATCGTTGGGATGCTCGCGATGCAGGACACGCTCGCGATGATCGACGAAGTGGGTATCGACGCGATACGGGAGAAGTCGGTATCGCTCACGGAGTTCGCCATCGCAGTGACGGATGCCACGCTCGCACCGCTCGGCGTGACGGTGGCCTCCCCGCGCGATGCGGTATTCCGCGGAGGGCATATCACTCTCTCGCACCCCGCGATGCGGGCCGTGACAGCACGCCTGTGGGCCGAGGACGTCATTCCCGACTACCGCGACCCCCACGGCCTGCGCATCGGGCTCTCCCCTCTGTCGACGTCGTTCGCCGAGACGCTCGCAGGCCTCCGCTCCGTCGCCGACGCCCTCCGCGCCGAGCTCGCGTAG
- the kynA gene encoding tryptophan 2,3-dioxygenase, with protein MTDGVERNTRTIEGTVVTDFTDRMSYGGYLDLETLLSAQRPLSEPEHHDELLFIIQHQTTELWLKLVLHELDAARTFLRADQLAPALKCVARVKHIQKTLTEQWSVLATLTPAEYVQFRDVLGNSSGFQSAQYRAIEFTLGNKNAGMLRVFEGDPAAHALVSSALEAPSLYDEFLRHLARLGYPIPDAVLDRDVTQAWTFASELVPVFTEIYTDPQGHWAAYETCEELVDLEDNFQLWRFRHLKTVERIIGHKTGTGGSSGVTFLQRALQLTFFPELFAVRTKL; from the coding sequence GTGACCGACGGCGTCGAACGAAACACCCGAACGATCGAAGGAACGGTCGTCACCGACTTCACCGATCGCATGAGCTACGGCGGCTACCTCGACCTCGAGACGCTGCTGTCCGCCCAGCGGCCGCTCAGCGAGCCGGAGCACCACGACGAGCTGCTGTTCATCATCCAGCACCAGACGACGGAGCTCTGGCTCAAGCTCGTGCTTCACGAACTGGATGCCGCCCGGACCTTCCTCCGCGCCGATCAGCTCGCGCCGGCCCTCAAGTGCGTCGCGCGGGTCAAGCACATCCAGAAGACGCTCACCGAGCAGTGGTCCGTCCTAGCGACCCTGACTCCCGCCGAATACGTGCAGTTCCGCGATGTGCTCGGCAACTCGAGCGGATTCCAGTCGGCGCAGTACCGCGCGATCGAATTCACCCTCGGCAACAAGAACGCCGGGATGCTCCGCGTCTTCGAGGGCGATCCCGCAGCGCACGCGCTCGTCTCCTCGGCACTCGAGGCGCCGAGCCTGTACGACGAGTTCCTCCGACACCTGGCCCGGCTCGGCTATCCGATTCCCGACGCCGTCCTCGACCGCGACGTGACCCAGGCTTGGACCTTCGCGTCCGAGCTCGTCCCCGTCTTCACCGAGATCTACACCGACCCGCAGGGGCACTGGGCGGCCTACGAGACGTGCGAGGAACTCGTCGACCTCGAGGACAACTTCCAGCTCTGGCGATTCCGTCACCTCAAGACCGTCGAGCGCATCATCGGGCACAAGACGGGCACGGGCGGCTCGAGCGGCGTCACGTTCCTGCAACGCGCCCTGCAGCTCACGTTCTTCCCCGAGCTGTTCGCCGTGAGGACCAAGCTGTGA